A region from the Branchiostoma floridae strain S238N-H82 chromosome 9, Bfl_VNyyK, whole genome shotgun sequence genome encodes:
- the LOC118422742 gene encoding uncharacterized protein LOC118422742 → MKMALVTVLTVLCMCSTVCFVSAKPVSPLNKTLNLPELHVRGTHYEVGYTIGYTFRERIQDFYTKYTLLHDILTPFYKSEKGKAIVEGFLKVANDSFPQYVSELTGMSDGAGVPFIQAFLLTTRHEILLMERKRDVSSCSDVFMDIANQRVLAHNEDADPLIKDHAYLIHAQVSPYKLPNGTQIGDWEYFTAYTYPGHLPGCAFGHNLNGMVFTVNAVFPKNIQPNKQVRYMLNRAMLVARDPSEALDIITNKKGPGVASGFSVNIGYASDFSKLYNIEVAPTVPNLPQYSQTVLDVQGQEHYFHFNMYDKLNGTVPQYEDPSTEHRKARAAQMASPYDLKNIVDILGDTQDPDYPIYRTPNNKDGAETVATAIYDFSQGHFLVYLDNPKAGYAGNPIIQRFFPSY, encoded by the exons ATGAAGATGGCTCTAGTGACGGTTCTAACGGTGCTATGCATGTGCAGCACGGTCTGCTTTGTTTCCGCTAAACCTGTTTCGCCGCTCAACAAAACGCTCAACTTGCCCGAACTCCATGTCAGGGGAACGCACTACGAGGTCGGCTACACCATCGGGTACACCTTCAGAGAGCGGATCCAAGACTTCTACACAAAGTACACCCTCCTTCACGACATCCTAACGCCTTTCTACAAGTCGGAGAAGGGGAAGGCGATCGTCGAAGGCTTCTTGAAAGTCGCAAATGACTCGTTCCCGCAGTACGTGTCCGAGCTAACCGGTATGAGTGACGGAGCTGGGGTGCCTTTCATACAAGCCTTCCTGCTAACCACCAGGCACGAAATCCTGCTAATGGAAAGGAAAAGGGACGTTTCTTCTTGCTCCGACGTTTTCATGGATATCGCGAACCAGAGAGTCCTCGCACACAATGAGGACGCCGACCCCCTGATCAAGGATCACGCGTACCTGATCCATGCCCAGGTCTCTCCGTACAAGCTCCCTAACGGGACACAGATCGGAGACTGGGAGTACTTCACTGCCTACACGTATCCTGGGCATCTGCCGGGATGTGCCTTTGGACACAACTTGAATGGGATGGTTTTTACGGTCAACGCTGTGTTCCCTAAAAACATACAGCCTAATAAGCAAg TTCGTTACATGTTGAACAGAGCCATGCTGGTAGCCAGGGATCCCAGTGAGGCCCTGGACATCATAACCAACAAGAAAGGTCCAGGTGTAGCCTCTGGCTTCAG TGTAAACATCGGATATGCATCAGACTTCAGCAAACTGTACAACATTGAGGTTGCACCGACGGTACCCAACTTACCACAGTACTCCCAAACTGTTCTGGATGTACAGGGCCAGGAGCATTACTTCCACTTCAACAT GTATGATAAACTAAATGGCACAGTGCCACAGTATGAAGATCCCAGCACGGAGCATCGCAAGGCCAGAGCTGCACAGATGGCAAGTCCCTATGATCTGAAGAACATTGTGGACATACTTG GGGATACACAGGACCCTGACTATCCAATATACAGAACTCCAAATAATAAGGATGGTGCAGAGACTGTGGCAACAG CTATATATGACTTCAGCCAGGGTCATTTCCTTGTCTACCTTGACAACCCCAAGGCAGGGTATGCTGGCAATCCCATCATCCAGAGATTCTTCCCAAGCTACTGA